From a single Blastocatellia bacterium genomic region:
- a CDS encoding group 1 truncated hemoglobin, translating to MQKRWIGSLVAIALLVAALGAVSPTAAQGKDTLYKRLGGYDALAAVTDDFITALATDPKLGRFFVGASDNSKARIRQLVLDQLCAATGGPCVYIGRDMKTAHKGLRITEDDWNTAVKHLVNTMTKFKVKEREQKEVAAALSGLKADIVEQ from the coding sequence ATGCAGAAACGCTGGATTGGTTCACTTGTGGCTATCGCGCTGCTGGTCGCCGCGCTGGGCGCGGTCAGCCCGACAGCCGCGCAAGGCAAAGACACGCTCTACAAGCGGCTCGGCGGATATGATGCGCTGGCCGCCGTAACCGATGATTTCATCACTGCGCTGGCGACTGACCCGAAGCTGGGTCGCTTTTTTGTTGGCGCCAGCGACAACAGCAAGGCCCGCATCCGTCAGCTCGTCCTCGATCAACTCTGCGCCGCCACCGGCGGCCCGTGCGTCTACATCGGACGCGACATGAAGACCGCGCATAAGGGCCTGCGCATCACCGAAGACGACTGGAATACCGCCGTCAAGCACCTGGTCAACACCATGACCAAGTTCAAGGTCAAAGAGCGTGAGCAGAAAGAAGTCGCGGCGGCGCTATCGGGATTGAAAGCCGACATCGTCGAGCAATAA
- a CDS encoding glycosyl hydrolase, which translates to MKAMRGLVLICTLAVAAGPLAAFARQDKTVDKAAAKSRAEEVKKAENPGPVPQAGDKKEEAKKEEPKKADPFSTPTFNGLRFRLIGPAFTSGRVVAVAVDPTDHSRYFVGAASGGVWKTTNSGTTWTPVFDNEGSYSIGVVVIDPKNPLTVWVGSGENNSQRSVSYGDGVYRSDDGGKTWKNMGLKASEHIGQISIDPRDSNVVYVAAQGPLWGPGGERGLFKTTDGGKTWKPSLTVSENTGITDVAIDPNNPDTLYAAAYQRRRHVYTLVNGGPESALYKSTDAGATWNKLRAGLPTSEMGRIGIAISPVDSNVIYASIEAADRKGGIFRSSDRGASWERRNPYDTTAMYYGHVYCDPKEVDRIYVPNVLMMVSDDGGRTLRPLGERSKHVDNHVIWIDPTDTNRYLVGCDGGLYESFDRGATWDFKANLPIPQFYDITTDNATPFYNVYGGTQDNYSMGGPSRTRSISGIVNADWFVTQGGDGFRSQVDPEDPNTVYAELQYGNLVRFDKRTGERMGITPAPGRGEAALRVNWDAPFIISPHSRTRLYYASNKLFRSDDRGDTWTLVSNDLTRQLDRNKLPVFNKILSVDAVARHASTDPFGNASALFESPKKDGLVYVGTDDGLIQVTEDAGKNWRKIDSFPGVPEMTYVSRVTASQHDANTVYAAFDNHKRSDFAPYLLKSTDAGRSWSSIASNLPKNGPVLAIAEDHVNPNLLFVGTEYGVFFTIDGGKRWVQLKGGLPTIAVRDIAIQRRENDLVLATFGRGIYILDDYTSLRNLRPETFTQEAALFPVKDPLMYIQSQPLGGRGKSFQGESFYNADNPPYGATFTYYLKEAPKTRKQLRQEAEREAEKRGQPIYQPTLEELRAEDEEEAPTVFLTVKDSEGRVVRRLTGTAVPGFNRSHWDLRYSSPVISQRPPSPEEEIFGDPPSGPLVLPGKYSVSMARRVGGTITPLGTAQEFTVYVEGQGQMNPADRAALVEFQQKVARLQRAVTGTLETANQLKARLALIKRALQETPTADFKLTEDAQAIERKLDDLLRALRGDQTARSRNLDTPPSISDRVNTILGEQRMSTSRPTRTQQDHYAAAAADFEAALAALRALVEGDLARLEKAMEAAGAPWTPGRIPEWTNN; encoded by the coding sequence ATGAAAGCAATGCGTGGGCTGGTATTGATCTGCACCCTCGCGGTCGCGGCGGGGCCGCTCGCGGCTTTTGCTCGACAGGATAAGACTGTTGATAAGGCCGCCGCCAAGTCACGGGCCGAAGAGGTCAAAAAAGCCGAGAATCCCGGCCCGGTGCCGCAGGCCGGGGATAAAAAAGAAGAGGCGAAAAAGGAAGAGCCGAAAAAGGCCGACCCGTTCTCGACGCCGACCTTTAACGGCCTGCGCTTCCGGCTGATCGGCCCGGCCTTCACATCGGGGCGAGTCGTCGCGGTCGCGGTTGATCCGACCGACCACAGCCGTTACTTCGTCGGCGCGGCTTCGGGCGGCGTCTGGAAGACGACCAACTCCGGCACGACCTGGACGCCGGTCTTCGATAATGAAGGCTCTTATTCAATCGGTGTCGTCGTCATCGATCCGAAGAACCCGTTGACCGTCTGGGTCGGCAGCGGCGAAAACAATAGCCAGCGCAGCGTCTCTTACGGCGACGGCGTCTATCGCTCGGACGACGGCGGCAAGACCTGGAAGAACATGGGCTTGAAGGCTTCCGAGCACATCGGCCAGATCAGCATCGATCCGCGCGACTCAAATGTCGTTTACGTCGCGGCGCAGGGGCCGCTGTGGGGGCCGGGCGGCGAGCGCGGCCTGTTCAAGACCACCGACGGCGGCAAGACATGGAAGCCTTCGCTCACCGTCAGCGAAAACACCGGCATCACCGACGTTGCGATTGATCCGAACAATCCCGACACGCTCTATGCCGCCGCCTATCAACGCCGCCGCCACGTCTACACGCTGGTCAATGGCGGCCCGGAGAGCGCGCTCTATAAATCAACCGACGCCGGCGCGACCTGGAACAAGCTGCGCGCCGGTTTGCCGACTTCCGAGATGGGCCGTATCGGCATCGCGATTTCGCCGGTTGATTCAAATGTGATCTATGCCTCTATCGAAGCGGCGGACCGCAAGGGCGGCATCTTTCGTTCGAGCGACCGCGGCGCGAGCTGGGAGCGGCGCAACCCTTACGACACCACGGCGATGTATTACGGCCACGTCTATTGCGACCCGAAAGAGGTTGACCGCATCTATGTGCCGAACGTTTTGATGATGGTCTCGGACGATGGCGGCAGGACGCTGCGCCCGCTCGGCGAGCGCTCGAAGCACGTAGACAACCATGTCATCTGGATTGACCCGACTGACACCAACCGTTACCTGGTCGGCTGCGACGGCGGCCTCTACGAGAGCTTTGACCGCGGCGCCACCTGGGACTTCAAAGCGAACCTGCCCATCCCGCAGTTCTACGACATCACGACCGACAACGCGACGCCGTTTTATAACGTCTACGGCGGCACGCAGGACAACTACAGCATGGGCGGGCCGTCGCGGACGCGCTCGATTTCCGGCATCGTCAACGCCGACTGGTTCGTCACGCAAGGCGGTGACGGCTTCCGCTCACAGGTTGACCCGGAAGACCCGAACACCGTCTACGCCGAGTTGCAGTACGGCAATCTGGTGCGCTTCGACAAGCGCACGGGCGAGCGCATGGGGATTACGCCGGCGCCGGGGCGCGGCGAAGCGGCGCTGCGCGTCAACTGGGACGCGCCGTTCATCATCAGCCCGCACTCAAGGACGCGGCTGTACTACGCCTCGAACAAGCTCTTCCGCTCGGATGATCGCGGCGACACCTGGACGCTGGTAAGCAACGACTTGACGCGCCAGCTCGACCGCAACAAGCTGCCGGTGTTTAACAAAATCCTGAGCGTTGACGCCGTCGCCCGGCATGCTTCGACCGATCCATTCGGCAACGCCTCGGCGCTGTTCGAGTCGCCGAAGAAAGACGGGCTGGTCTATGTCGGCACCGACGACGGCTTGATTCAAGTGACCGAAGACGCCGGCAAGAACTGGCGCAAGATCGATAGCTTCCCCGGCGTGCCCGAGATGACTTACGTGTCGCGGGTTACCGCCTCGCAGCACGACGCCAACACCGTCTATGCAGCGTTTGATAATCACAAGCGCAGCGACTTTGCGCCCTACCTGCTCAAGAGCACGGACGCGGGCCGCTCGTGGTCATCGATTGCCAGCAACCTGCCGAAGAACGGGCCGGTGCTGGCGATTGCCGAAGATCACGTCAACCCGAATCTGCTGTTCGTCGGCACCGAGTATGGCGTCTTCTTCACGATTGACGGCGGCAAGCGCTGGGTGCAGCTCAAAGGCGGATTGCCGACGATTGCGGTGCGCGACATCGCGATTCAGCGGCGCGAAAACGACCTGGTACTGGCGACCTTCGGGCGCGGCATCTACATCCTCGACGACTACACGTCGCTCAGGAACCTCAGACCGGAAACGTTCACGCAAGAGGCGGCGCTCTTCCCCGTCAAAGACCCGCTGATGTACATCCAGTCGCAGCCGCTCGGCGGGCGCGGCAAGTCGTTCCAGGGCGAATCGTTCTACAACGCCGATAATCCGCCTTACGGCGCGACGTTTACTTATTACTTGAAAGAAGCGCCGAAGACGCGCAAGCAGTTGCGCCAGGAGGCCGAGAGGGAAGCTGAAAAGAGAGGCCAGCCCATCTATCAACCGACGCTCGAAGAGTTGCGCGCCGAAGACGAAGAGGAAGCGCCGACGGTCTTCTTGACGGTCAAAGACAGTGAAGGCCGTGTCGTCAGGCGGCTGACGGGGACGGCGGTGCCGGGCTTCAACCGCAGCCATTGGGATTTGCGCTATTCGTCGCCGGTGATTTCGCAGCGCCCGCCATCGCCTGAGGAAGAAATATTTGGCGACCCGCCGTCGGGGCCGCTGGTGCTGCCCGGCAAGTATTCGGTTTCGATGGCGCGGCGCGTCGGCGGCACGATCACGCCGCTCGGCACGGCGCAGGAGTTCACCGTCTATGTCGAAGGCCAGGGCCAGATGAACCCGGCGGATCGCGCCGCGCTGGTCGAGTTCCAACAGAAAGTCGCGCGCTTGCAGCGGGCGGTCACCGGGACACTCGAAACCGCGAACCAGTTGAAGGCGCGGCTGGCGCTGATCAAGCGGGCGCTACAAGAGACGCCCACTGCCGATTTCAAGCTGACCGAGGACGCGCAGGCTATCGAGCGCAAGCTCGACGACCTGTTGCGGGCGCTGCGTGGCGACCAGACGGCGCGCTCGCGTAATCTGGACACGCCGCCTTCGATCAGCGACCGTGTCAACACGATACTCGGCGAGCAACGCATGTCCACCTCGCGCCCGACCCGCACGCAGCAGGATCATTACGCTGCCGCCGCCGCTGATTTTGAAGCGGCGCTGGCCGCCTTGCGCGCCCTGGTCGAAGGCGACCTGGCGCGGCTGGAAAAGGCGATGGAAGCGGCGGGCGCGCCCTGGACGCCGGGCCGCATCCCTGAATGGACAAACAATTGA
- a CDS encoding NAD+ synthase produces the protein MNTLRVALAQINPIVGAFDSNTGLILDYLERARQAGADLVAFPELAIAGYPPEDLLMKPHFVRENRRALDRIVAAAGDLLVVVGFVDTDGSDIYNAAAVIAGGRLVYVYHKSFLPNYGVFDEERYFQAGTRCPVFVVGEARVGVNICEDIWYPGGPTKLQALAGDAHLIVNISASPFHAGKNRDRERMLCTRAEDNAVALVYCNLIGGQDELVFDGNSLVINEDGHITARGKAFEEDLIVADINVERVFSERLHDPRRRREKLRVSADAALDVIDLNGLPKPSNNRAALPEPGNSQLTEVAETYLALVMGTRDYVRKNGFDKVYFGLSGGIDSALTAVIAADAIGADNVNAVFMPTVYSSTESLRDSVALADNLGIHFQVIEIQETFEQYKQMLAPSFNGLAEDVTEENLQARIRGNILMALSNKFRGLVLSTGNKSEMSVGYSTLYGDMVGGFALLKDVPKMLVYELCHYVNERGPRPLIPEYIITRPPSAELRPDQTDQDTLPPYATLDAILELYIEKDLNADSIAERGYPPETVRWVINRVDAAEYKRRQSPPGIKITPRAFGRDRRMPITNKYHS, from the coding sequence ATGAATACGCTTCGTGTCGCGCTCGCGCAGATCAACCCAATCGTCGGCGCTTTCGACAGCAACACCGGCCTGATTCTTGACTACCTTGAGCGCGCCCGCCAGGCGGGCGCTGACCTGGTTGCCTTTCCCGAACTGGCCATCGCCGGCTACCCACCCGAAGACTTGCTGATGAAGCCGCACTTTGTGCGCGAGAATCGTCGCGCCCTCGACCGCATCGTCGCGGCGGCGGGCGACCTGCTGGTCGTCGTCGGCTTCGTTGACACGGACGGCTCGGATATTTATAACGCGGCGGCGGTGATTGCCGGAGGCCGTCTGGTCTACGTCTATCACAAGTCGTTCCTGCCGAACTATGGCGTTTTTGACGAGGAACGCTATTTTCAAGCCGGTACGCGCTGCCCGGTCTTCGTCGTCGGCGAAGCGCGCGTCGGCGTCAACATCTGCGAAGACATCTGGTATCCGGGCGGGCCGACGAAGCTGCAAGCGCTCGCAGGCGACGCCCACCTGATCGTCAACATCTCGGCCTCGCCCTTTCACGCCGGCAAGAATCGCGACCGCGAGCGCATGCTCTGCACGCGCGCCGAAGACAACGCCGTGGCGCTGGTCTATTGCAACCTCATCGGCGGCCAGGACGAGCTGGTCTTTGACGGCAACAGCCTGGTGATCAACGAAGACGGTCACATCACGGCGCGCGGCAAGGCGTTTGAAGAAGACTTGATCGTCGCCGACATCAACGTCGAGCGCGTCTTTTCCGAGCGCCTGCACGACCCGCGCCGCCGCCGCGAAAAGCTGCGCGTTTCGGCTGACGCGGCGCTCGACGTGATCGATCTGAATGGCTTGCCGAAGCCCTCGAACAATCGCGCCGCGCTGCCTGAGCCCGGCAACTCGCAGCTCACGGAGGTCGCCGAAACCTACCTTGCGCTGGTCATGGGGACGCGCGATTATGTGCGCAAGAATGGCTTTGATAAAGTTTACTTTGGGCTGTCGGGCGGCATCGATTCGGCGCTGACGGCGGTGATCGCGGCGGACGCGATTGGCGCCGATAACGTCAACGCCGTCTTTATGCCGACGGTCTATTCGTCTACGGAATCGTTGCGCGATTCCGTGGCGCTGGCCGACAATCTCGGCATCCATTTTCAGGTCATCGAGATTCAAGAGACCTTCGAGCAGTACAAACAGATGCTGGCGCCTTCGTTCAACGGATTGGCCGAGGACGTGACCGAAGAGAACTTGCAGGCGCGCATTCGCGGCAACATCTTGATGGCGCTGTCGAATAAGTTTCGCGGGCTGGTGCTGTCAACCGGCAACAAGAGCGAGATGAGCGTCGGCTATTCGACGCTGTATGGCGACATGGTCGGCGGCTTTGCGCTGCTCAAAGATGTGCCGAAGATGCTGGTGTATGAGTTGTGCCACTATGTGAATGAGCGCGGCCCGCGCCCGTTGATCCCCGAATACATCATCACTCGTCCGCCGTCGGCTGAGCTGCGCCCTGACCAGACCGACCAGGACACCTTGCCGCCTTACGCCACGCTCGACGCGATTCTGGAGCTGTACATCGAAAAAGACCTGAATGCCGACTCTATCGCCGAGCGCGGCTACCCGCCTGAGACCGTGCGCTGGGTCATCAATCGCGTTGACGCGGCAGAGTACAAACGCCGCCAGTCGCCGCCCGGCATCAAGATCACGCCGCGCGCTTTTGGGCGCGACCGCCGCATGCCGATCACCAACAAGTATCATAGCTAA
- a CDS encoding arylsulfatase, producing MQKARRHSLARRGPLFLLLTLAIVPSFISPGRSAHVRSAEGKPPNIIFILTDDLGYGDLGCYGQRMIQTPNLDRMAAEGIRFTDSYTGNAVCAPARCSLMTGLHMGHAYIRNNSSPPDTPLRPEDTTVAQELQAAGYATGVVGKWGLGNATTSGSPNRKGFDYAYGFLEHSEATYYPTTLWRNGQPEAVPARSYQQDLFTDDAFKFIQRQKDGPFFLYLAYMVPHAPYTIPSDAPYSDQPWEQLDKNYAAMITYLDRDVGRLINLLKDLGIDGNTIVFFSSDNGPESSDIFQSAGPLNGLKRQLYEGGIRIPMIVRWPGMIMQGQVNSTPWAFWDFFPTAVALAGTSPPMNLDGISMLPTLLGHEQPPHPPLYWEFRIKNDRGIIQAVRLDQWKGVRINDRNRRKKNKKKAIELYDLANDIAETRDVSAEHPDIVAQIREIMQDQHVDLPLTSSPRSMMASLHHAGHSH from the coding sequence ATGCAGAAAGCCCGCCGGCATAGCCTCGCCAGGCGAGGACCGCTTTTCCTCTTGCTCACGCTCGCCATCGTCCCATCATTTATCAGCCCGGGTCGTTCGGCGCACGTCCGCTCGGCAGAGGGTAAGCCGCCGAATATCATCTTTATCTTGACCGACGATCTCGGCTACGGTGACCTGGGATGTTACGGACAACGGATGATTCAAACGCCGAATCTCGACCGTATGGCGGCTGAAGGCATCCGGTTTACGGACAGCTATACGGGCAACGCCGTTTGCGCGCCGGCGCGCTGTTCCCTGATGACCGGCCTGCATATGGGACATGCCTACATTCGCAACAACTCCAGTCCCCCGGATACGCCTTTGCGGCCAGAGGACACCACGGTTGCCCAGGAGTTGCAAGCGGCGGGCTATGCCACCGGAGTAGTCGGCAAATGGGGGCTGGGCAATGCCACGACGAGCGGCAGCCCGAATCGCAAAGGTTTTGATTACGCCTACGGTTTTCTGGAGCATTCGGAGGCCACGTATTATCCCACCACCTTGTGGCGCAATGGACAGCCGGAGGCCGTGCCTGCCAGATCATATCAACAAGATTTGTTTACGGACGACGCCTTCAAATTCATCCAACGCCAAAAGGATGGCCCATTCTTTTTGTACTTGGCTTATATGGTGCCGCACGCGCCCTACACAATTCCTTCCGACGCGCCTTACTCGGATCAGCCGTGGGAGCAGTTAGACAAGAACTACGCGGCGATGATCACCTATCTGGATCGCGATGTCGGGCGCTTAATCAACCTCTTGAAAGACCTCGGAATTGACGGGAACACGATTGTCTTCTTCAGCAGCGACAATGGCCCCGAAAGCAGCGACATTTTTCAGAGCGCCGGGCCGCTCAACGGCCTCAAGCGTCAGCTTTACGAGGGCGGCATTCGCATCCCCATGATCGTGCGCTGGCCGGGCATGATCATGCAGGGGCAGGTCAATAGCACGCCGTGGGCCTTCTGGGATTTTTTCCCGACCGCCGTTGCGCTTGCGGGCACGTCCCCGCCGATGAATCTCGATGGCATTTCCATGCTGCCGACCCTGTTGGGCCACGAACAGCCGCCGCACCCGCCTTTATACTGGGAGTTCCGCATCAAGAATGATCGCGGCATCATTCAAGCGGTACGCCTCGACCAATGGAAAGGCGTGCGGATCAATGATCGCAATCGCAGAAAGAAGAATAAGAAAAAAGCGATTGAGCTTTATGACCTGGCCAACGACATCGCCGAAACGCGCGACGTTTCCGCTGAGCACCCTGACATCGTCGCGCAGATTAGAGAGATCATGCAGGACCAGCACGTTGACTTGCCGTTAACATCGAGCCCGCGATCAATGATGGCCTCCCTGCATCACGCGGGACATTCGCATTGA
- a CDS encoding EutN/CcmL family microcompartment protein, translated as MLLARIVGTVVATRKDDRLHGRKLLVARLVGVDGQDEKGHVVAVDTVGAGVQETVLIVQGSSARMAFGCKDCPIDAAVVGIVDTVEVNS; from the coding sequence ATGCTACTCGCACGCATTGTTGGAACGGTCGTCGCGACGCGCAAAGATGATCGGCTGCACGGGCGCAAGCTGCTCGTGGCGCGGCTGGTCGGCGTTGACGGCCAGGACGAGAAAGGCCATGTGGTCGCTGTGGATACGGTCGGCGCGGGCGTCCAGGAGACCGTGTTGATCGTGCAAGGCAGCTCGGCGCGCATGGCGTTCGGCTGCAAAGACTGCCCGATTGACGCCGCCGTCGTCGGCATCGTTGATACCGTCGAGGTGAACAGCTAG
- a CDS encoding Fic family protein has protein sequence MPRPPGRIHPILSNSPNEWVNHLARRHAAFAALAVTPEERGQLDRWLVSRFVMATLELEGIDVARKPWTRHAGPAQDAAPFIITQLTNAAREVIRLTNAEGQLARLTPELLVKLGGAGFRTDDACAEGSSARLPAAYVAQAVENACDWFAAESFAELNPIEQAAIVLLRLATIRPFEQANQATALVAASLFTLRAGLPPLVMKPERHTAFRQAMIESEQMNMQPLVELMADAVSSTLGEMVSFVRQARGERE, from the coding sequence ATGCCAAGACCGCCGGGCAGAATCCATCCGATCTTATCGAACTCGCCGAACGAGTGGGTCAACCATCTAGCCCGACGCCACGCGGCGTTTGCGGCGCTCGCCGTGACGCCGGAAGAGCGCGGCCAGCTTGATAGGTGGCTGGTCAGCCGCTTTGTCATGGCGACGCTCGAACTCGAAGGGATCGATGTGGCACGCAAGCCGTGGACGCGACATGCGGGGCCGGCGCAAGACGCCGCGCCCTTCATCATCACTCAACTGACGAATGCCGCGCGCGAGGTTATTAGACTGACGAACGCCGAAGGACAACTGGCGCGGCTCACGCCTGAGTTGCTAGTAAAGCTCGGCGGCGCTGGCTTCCGCACGGACGATGCTTGTGCCGAGGGGTCAAGCGCTCGACTGCCCGCCGCGTATGTGGCGCAAGCTGTCGAGAACGCCTGCGATTGGTTCGCCGCCGAATCGTTCGCGGAACTGAATCCGATTGAGCAGGCGGCCATTGTCTTGCTGCGACTCGCGACGATTCGCCCGTTCGAGCAGGCCAACCAGGCAACGGCGCTGGTCGCCGCCAGCCTGTTCACGTTGCGTGCCGGCTTGCCACCGCTGGTGATGAAGCCAGAACGGCACACCGCGTTTCGCCAGGCAATGATTGAATCTGAGCAGATGAACATGCAGCCGCTCGTCGAGCTGATGGCCGATGCGGTCAGCTCGACGCTGGGCGAAATGGTCAGCTTCGTCAGGCAGGCGCGCGGCGAGCGGGAATAA
- a CDS encoding class II aldolase/adducin family protein — translation MAQQEQQLREHLVEIGRRVYQNGYVAATDGNLSARLDDGTVLTTPTMICKGRMTPDMLVLVDADGNKLRAAERNPSSEFAMHREIYRLRPDVRAVVHAHPPFGTGFAVANVALDRPLLSEVILTLGCIPLTAYGTPSTKELSESLTAYIPHHDALLLANHGAVAYGSDLEAAYGKMETLEHFAKINLIARLIGKPHELPAAAIEKLLDVREKAGYMPAEFRNCQACGFIQGHAATCAVGSATRSYSPANGDDTVTLTRRELTALITEAARLVAREINH, via the coding sequence ATGGCGCAACAGGAACAACAACTCAGAGAGCATCTGGTCGAGATTGGTCGCCGCGTCTATCAGAACGGCTACGTCGCGGCTACGGATGGCAATTTGAGCGCGCGGCTCGATGACGGCACCGTCCTGACGACGCCGACGATGATCTGCAAAGGCCGCATGACGCCGGACATGCTGGTGCTGGTTGACGCCGACGGCAACAAGCTGCGCGCCGCGGAGCGCAACCCGTCGTCCGAATTTGCCATGCACCGCGAGATTTATCGCTTGCGTCCAGACGTGCGCGCCGTCGTTCACGCGCATCCGCCGTTCGGCACAGGCTTCGCCGTCGCCAACGTCGCGCTCGACCGTCCGCTGCTCTCCGAGGTGATTCTGACGCTCGGCTGCATTCCGCTGACGGCCTACGGCACGCCGTCCACGAAAGAGTTGTCGGAATCGCTGACCGCTTACATCCCGCACCACGATGCGCTGTTGCTGGCAAACCACGGTGCGGTGGCTTACGGCAGCGATCTCGAAGCCGCCTATGGCAAAATGGAAACGCTGGAGCATTTCGCGAAGATCAATCTGATCGCGCGGCTGATCGGCAAACCGCATGAGCTGCCCGCTGCGGCCATCGAAAAGCTGCTCGACGTGCGCGAGAAAGCCGGTTATATGCCCGCCGAGTTCCGCAACTGTCAGGCGTGCGGCTTCATTCAAGGTCACGCGGCAACCTGCGCCGTCGGCAGCGCCACACGGTCTTACAGCCCGGCAAACGGCGACGACACCGTCACCTTAACGCGAAGGGAACTGACCGCGCTAATCACCGAAGCGGCGCGCTTGGTCGCCCGCGAGATAAATCACTAA
- the eutM gene encoding ethanolamine utilization microcompartment protein EutM, with the protein MEALGMIETKGLVAMIEAADAMVKAANVTLVGYEKIGAGLVTAIVRGDVAAVKAATDAGAAAARRVGELVSVHVIPRPHSAVDENLPVTFESREK; encoded by the coding sequence ATGGAAGCTCTTGGAATGATCGAAACGAAGGGCCTCGTGGCGATGATCGAGGCGGCGGACGCCATGGTCAAAGCGGCCAACGTCACACTGGTCGGTTACGAGAAGATTGGCGCGGGATTGGTGACGGCCATCGTGCGCGGCGACGTGGCGGCGGTCAAAGCCGCGACCGACGCCGGAGCCGCCGCCGCCCGCCGCGTCGGCGAACTGGTCAGCGTCCATGTCATCCCGCGCCCGCACTCGGCGGTGGACGAAAACCTGCCCGTCACGTTTGAGTCACGAGAAAAGTGA